The genomic segment CTGATCTTAAACTGACTGAAGCACCTGAAGCAGAGACACGGAGGCGGCTCCTCCGGCGTAGCTGACAGGTAGCTGGTGAAATTGAGACTCACCTCAGGGACGCATGACAGGAAGGGCTTGATGTAGATGTTGGAGTTGTACACCTTCAGGTCATGATCTCCCAGCCCACGGGTCACCCCGATTGTTGCCATTACACGAGCCTGCACACACGCATGGATGCACACAGGCACAGTCAGAATCACGTCAAACAGCAAAGTATTACAGGGTTTTGGTTCCAGGATGAGCTTACGTTCCCAGAAAATCCAATTATGAAGGATTATTAGAAGAGAGCATGCTCTTTCAGAGAATAATGAAAACACTGAGCAGGTCTCATTTTTGTGCAAGCAGACATGGCATTCAGAGGAAAAACTCAGCAGAAAAGAGAACgctttaaaattgaaaattaaagaaacataaTCTGCTCCACTTTGATGAGAACAAATCATCCCGGAAACCAatgatgtaaaacaataaaaacctctCAAAACATTATGATCAATAGCAAAAAGAGTGATTTATACTGCCTATAATGTCACACTACAATTGTTACACTAAAATTGCATATTTACATCCTAGATACAAATGAATGCTAATTTATTACCTTTGATTTTGAGGAGAAGCATTTTATTGTGGTTTTCAGACTTATTTCATTGCCAATATTgagtttttctttggtttcttaCCTTTTTCCCTTCTCCATATATCAGCGGGAACTTCAGGTCATCTTCTACAATTGTCTTATAAGCCCTGCAGTGACAAAGCAAACATGGAgatatttcatttgatttgcAAACTTTCAGCCGGACTTTCTATGAAATATTGCTGATTAGAGCAGTCTTTAGCTTGGGAACAGATAACAAGTGATCATTTTATGAACACTTATGGGTTGTGTGATGTGAAGTATGAAGAGTTTTACCAGCCAGTCATGGTGTGGTCTCTGTAGAGCATCTTCTTGCCCAGCTCACTGTGCTGGATCCTCCGAGGGAACTCGATGTGAGTGAACTCATTTCCCAGGAGTTCGGGCCTCAGGAAGCCCTGGAGGGTCACGCATAATTAAAACAGGATGCATCAAACCAGAGAATAAAAAGATTTGagcaaattattttctaaaacaggTTTGTGTGACAGCAGAGTGAAACCTAATAACAAcaatgatgataaaaaaaaaagtcagcttaTTCTTTGGGGAGTATGATAGAGCTACTAAAACAGACAACTGATGATTTACACGCTGCTGTGGTGTCAACCTACTGTAGATTACTGAATGTTTGCCATTAAAAACTGAGAAGTGTCAGGCATATGTAAAATGCAACAATACCAGATACTGTAACCGCTGTCTCTCTGATTCAGGAGTGAATTCATTAGTCATTGGAATGACTTCATTGTTTCGTATAATTATGGCCCTGAAGAGAGAAACGCAGAGAATTGTGCAAGAGTTTGGTCAGCAGTGAAgttgcaaaagaagaaaagcttaCACAATGAATATTTACATGAGCTAAGAGCACTTACCTGCTGTCTCCAGCATTGGCTACATAGAGTTTTCCCATTAAATAAACGACAGCTAAGGCACAACAGCCACCAGAAATGGCATAGgtagttttttccttttcaatgaGGTCATCCTGCGAgtaaaaagtagaaataaaaggCTTCAGATTTCTCCAAACATGATTTACAGttcattttttccttaaaataaaaaccccaGCAAAGAACAAAGAGgttttgaagaaaacatttgcttCAGGATGTTTATGAGCATTGTAATCAGAAGCAGACagtaaaactgcaccaaaggaGGATATGATTCCAGAGTCGCAGATTCAGTCAGAGTAGCTGTTCATGTGAGAAGGATATTCTGACAACTTAATGATACAGTTTCAGGACAATCCAGCCTATTTcctttcagtatttatttacaaaaacagtcatgtgttgaagtttttattattttgttacattacagcTCCAACTCTCAATGTATTTGATAGTTTATGTTGCAAATGTGTATTTGAAGGACAATGATAGCTGGATGTAATTCAACATTCttagcaaatagaaatctgaagaGTAAGTCTTGTAGCTGTAGTCCttcccttttactctgataccacTAAATATGATCTAGTGCAACAAAATGCCTTCAAAAGTCACCTAAATAGTAAGAAGAGTCCACAGGTAATTCAATCTTTGTTTAAATATGGCTGTTCTGTGAAAAGCCTGGTTCGTGAAGACCAAAAACACACCAAGCACATCAGAGACAAAGTTATGGTTTAGATCAGAAAcaagttagaaaataatttccaagGCTTTGAACAACTCAAAGAGCTCTGTTCGAACCATCATCTGAAAGTGGGAAGCGATGTTTCAGTGATTGATATCCTCAGTTTTGAGGTCCATGCACTTTAAGTGGGCCCTGTTAAACAGGAAGAGCAGCAAGATAGAGGCTGAAAGCACGTCCGATTTCCCAAGTACATGgctgggtaaatacaaacaaaagggaataaatattgcaaaacagacataaaaaacaGCTATAAGACAACACTTATGAGTCTTGATGTTATTCTTAGAGTTGTATTAGGAAAGAGCTTCCACAATAAACTCTCCTTCTGTTACCAAATGTTGGATAAAGGCAGATTGTAGCTGAAGTATtgtctactttttaaaatcagaactaCTGCTCCTCAACCGCTCCACAAGCAAGGGGCCAAATTTTCTCAAGACAGCTGCTGAGCGAAATTACAACTGTCTTAACCTCAGAGCCAAAGCTACAGTGAAATGGTTTATATCAAAGCAGTCATGTATTAGCATGGCCCAGTCCAAGTCCTTATGTAACTTCCTCTGAGAATATCTAACAACAGAAGATAACTGATGTTCATAGATGTTCTCTATTCAGTCTGACTCAGCTTCAGCTATTCtaagtttttaaaagtagaatACTGGTAGAGACAAACCCCCCAAAATTGTGGCTTTAATTCCAAGAAAAGGTGGTTCTTCAAAGTTTTGACCCAGGaaattgaatacaaatgcacaccacattttcagatttttatttgtaacttttCCCACTTATGTgctgttttgtgttgatttttcatataaaatcttGAAAAAATACACTCAGGATTGTTGGGacagcatgacaaaatgtgaaaaagttcaagcggTCTTAAAGCTTATTTTCTAACACAAGCATAATGTGTCCTAATCCTCTCACCATCTGTTTGAAGGCGGTCTCTATGACTCCCATCACCAGGCTCTCCAGGCTGACGACCTTCTCCATGTGAAAGCGCACGGAGGCGTCGCAGACAGCGTCAGCGTCTTCTGCCGAGTCCTGCGTTCCTCCTTTTTTTGCCTCTGTCTGGAAGGGGCTCCCGTTCTTGGCCAGGCAGATGGGAGGTGCGCTGTTGGGATTCTCCAGTAAGTGGCAGATCTCCCCGAGGCCGTCTCTGATGATGCGGTGGAGAAGCTTGGACGCCATGATGGCAGCGCCAGATCCCGCGTGGCCATCGAATACCCCCCAGAAGTGGAGAGGGATTCCTGTGTTGTCCTACAATAGATACatagaaacataaaatccaTGAAAACAAATCATACACGTTAATTTAGGAAAACTTTTTAGCTTAAAGAAGCTCCATTTCAACATGAGTGTAGTTCAGAAATATGTTTAAGCTTTATTACAATGATGCAGCCGTCTCTTGTATGCATTActcatttatataaaattaaacacatttagatTAGAGCTAATgaataatttagtaatcgattgtTCTGTTGGTTATTCTTACAATTAATCGGATACAAAAAATTTGCACatcctgcagatttttcatttaacaacttaaacttgttttatgtaagattagaaaaaacattaacattctGAATACATaattcaaatactttttaagataaagtaaatattttattgtttaaaattcaatacCCACATTCCgttattttatgctttattatttgtagatgcatctgcagctaaaaaatacttctaatacTAACATCTGAAcagctcagctctttctgcttgacttgaACCAAGTGTAGATAAAACTTTGAGTCTGTATTATCCAGTTAACAATGAATTGATTCTTAAATTATTTGGCAGTTATTCCAATAATCATTTCATCACGATTACGGCAATCTGATTGTTTCAGCACTAATTGAGATGCATCATTTTAATgcaagaataacaaaaaaaaaaatctatcttcTTAAATATGGCTGGCAGCCCTCAGCCATATTTACAATGGCTCTCAATGAGTAATGCAGAGGCAAAGAAAAGAGTCTCCTTAGGGCTTTTGCTGCTTCCATATGATGCAATGAGTGATGGAAACGTGTTTGAACCTTCGTGTCTGCAGACATGTTTACAGGCCCAGTTAGCTTGGCTGACTGGTAAATAAACTGACTAGACATCTGCTTATCCCTCAGATGCTGCACGCAAGAGGGGGGAGGGCAGAACAAGAGATGATGTCATTCGTTTACTCCTAATGTAGGAggcaaatgtgtgtgtatgttcgAGTGTGACCTGAACAAGTACTGACTGAAAGATGTAAACAGGCGTTAAATGGCCACACATGGAGTTCATTACGCAGATACATTAGATTTTAGAACGTTATTCTTACATTGATGGATACTCGCTATTTTTAACTGACGGACAACAATGATAACTGATAATTGCACCATCTGGGTAGTTTTTTATGGGTAGTTTATGTGACTGTCAGACATTAAGCAATGGCAAAGTGTTAACTGTTTTCAGTAAATCTCAAATAGGACAAAATGTCCCAAGATGGACCCTGACAGAAGGATTCcacaaatttgttaaaatgttaccAATTTAAACTCAACTGTTccaagtttatttatacagcgcGTTTAAAAAGAACCACAGCTTTGAGTTGACAAAATTTCTAGTAGCACTAAATGCTATGCGTTAGCAAACCTTGACTGCTGCCTGTTTAACATTATGGAACAGCATCTGAATAAAGCAAAAGtgggactttgactaggccaacCCAGaatctcatttatttttgcctaTTTGGGGCAAAATTTGTAATGCAGACCTACTGGTGCATTTCAGATTGTTCTGCTGCATCAAAGTGTGTTTGAACTTAAGGACACAAACTGGCAGAAATTCATCatccttcaggattttctggaAATGAGAAGAATTTTCTGATTTCTCAATTATGGCAAGTTATCCAGGTCTTGAAGAAGCAAAGCAGCACCACACCAACACACTACCACCACCGTGTGTGATGTTCTTATGTTGACAAACTGCTTCAGTTTTATGTTAGATATTAGGGGGCAAATAGCTTTAAGGAATCCACTTTTTACACTTCTGGTCACAACATATATTTTAAGTCTTGGTGATCGTCaggatgttttttaataaaagagagAGCTCTTTGTGCTCTTTTCAGTTAGCATTGGTTTGACCTTTAAACTCTACTATGGACAAGCTTTACCCTGTCTCTAGCTGTTGAATCAGGGATACATGGACACAACTGAGGAGTGCAGTGGAATGTGACTCTATTTAAGTGACTCAGTTGTGTGAGTTAAAGACCTCAGCTCAAACATAATCCTCaggaaaaatgaggaaaattgAAACCAAATAGTATTAATTAGGGTGCTAGTTACAGTTTCCTAACTTGTATGATTTCTGCTTGGCTTCACATTTCTGCTCTCTCACCACAAGAAAGTTGATCAGACTTTTAATTGGCGACTTTTGTGTGTGCTCTTAAAAAAAGTTCTTACCGAAGAATGGGTTGAAACCCAATCATGTCCCTAAACTACATGAATAGACACAGTTAGAGACATTCAGTGAAGTTGcttcaagaaataaaataatttgaagtgcATCACTCCAAAGCACCTGTAGGTCAGACTGAAATCTATTATCAAAGGTAATTTCCTCCAgcctttgactagaccattcatTCCTCGTTGGCTGTTTTTGCTCACCCCGCTGTCGTCTACGAGAGTGGAGTTTCGGTGTTTGCTGCTTGGTTTCCTCACAAACAGCTTCTCACAAGACGCCTGGTCTTCATTCAGCATGCTCTTCCCCGCATTGATCGCCCTGATGGAGGAAGACACAATGAATTAAAAAGGGAGCTTTGACCTTGATAATTCATAAAAATCATTCTGGTCCTTCTGACTACATTCTACAAAATGGCGGTAAAAACTAACAGTGAAGTACAGAGGGGAAAAATAGGACAGGATGCAGTCTTGTCCCAGAGGGAAGTTGTAGAAGAGATTAAGTGTTTTATGATGAGATGATGACGATGGTGGATAATGGCCTTAGAGTAATGCACTGTCTCATACTCAAGCAGTATCATCTGCCCTGTTGTGCATTGCAGCAGAATTTATTGAAACTGCtggggaggagaaaaaagaatGATAATGGGTTACCAAAAAATGCAACATCTTCTGTATAAACATTCTGATTTCATTTGTAATACCATCGTagaataaagtaatataatATCACTCTACACTTAGTGCTGACTTTGCAGACAAGACAAACTCCACTGATTGATTATTTTCCCCTTTATGAAAGGGGAATAGGCTGTAAACCCCAAGGCTTATATAATCATCCTAAATTACAAACATGTTAGCAAACATTCACCAAATTAAACATCAGGAACATGTGGAGTCAGATTCCTGGCCTCTTGGTAAATGAGAGAGTTCATTATTCATTCTGCAAATCTCTGTTTCCTCAAAGTCACGAGGGAAAAATCTGTCTCTTCAGCTGAGCTGAGCTGGATGTTATTAAATTCAAGCCAGGCATTATTATCATACACACCAATTTAATgcaaagctaataaaaaaatatcgaTCAGGGGTGCTATAATTTCCCATGGAAACTAAAAACTGCTTGGAGGAGAAAGGAAACTAAATTGGCAGCTATTCATGTTGTTTTGGAAACAGTGTAAAAATATCCACTGGCATGGTCAAGCTGCCACATGGGGTGAAGCTGGAAAGGCAGCAA from the Xiphophorus maculatus strain JP 163 A chromosome 20, X_maculatus-5.0-male, whole genome shotgun sequence genome contains:
- the LOC102237066 gene encoding protein phosphatase 1H-like → MISKVKNAMSNLVGGMMPHGHHHHHNHHSGGGQNSGQEGLPHRFPYGRPDFLDLTPELLQYSTEHASRPVVTLKRGTRLPWGAGYAEAINAGKSMLNEDQASCEKLFVRKPSSKHRNSTLVDDSGDNTGIPLHFWGVFDGHAGSGAAIMASKLLHRIIRDGLGEICHLLENPNSAPPICLAKNGSPFQTEAKKGGTQDSAEDADAVCDASVRFHMEKVVSLESLVMGVIETAFKQMDDLIEKEKTTYAISGGCCALAVVYLMGKLYVANAGDSRAIIIRNNEVIPMTNEFTPESERQRLQYLGFLRPELLGNEFTHIEFPRRIQHSELGKKMLYRDHTMTGWAYKTIVEDDLKFPLIYGEGKKARVMATIGVTRGLGDHDLKVYNSNIYIKPFLSCVPEVKVYNLDENKHGPDDILVMGTDGLWDVTTDKEVAEAVSTYLSRCDPSDPMRYTLAAQELLMRSRGVLKERGWRLPNEKLGSGDDITVFIIPLAGHESET